CAAGTCCGCCGGATGAAAGAAAAACATTCTGTCAGCTCCTTTCAGCGTCCAAACCGGACGCGCCTGGGGGCGCCTTCGCGGCCATGCTGCACAGGCCGTTCAGTGTCGCCCCGTCCTCCATCACCAAAACGCGCGCGCAGACATCGCCGTTGACAACGCAGCCCGCAAGAAGCCGCAGCCGCGCCTCGGAGGATATGTTCCCGGCCACGCAGCCGGAAACGTCAACATTCTTTCCGGCCCGGACCTCGGCGTTCACGCGGCCCGACCTGCCCACGGAAACATCCTCCACGGCGGTCACGGGCCCCTCGACGACACCGTCCACCTGGCAGGAGACCGCGCTCACGCCGCCCGTGACAACGGCTGATTTATGGGCAACCAGCACGCCTTTCACATGGATGTCGCCCTCGACACGTCCGGCGATTTCCGCGTCCACACCGCCGCCAAGCGAACCGGCGACCAACACTCCGCCGGGTATAACCATGCGGCCCTGCGCGGAATTCCTGGCGCGGCGCTGGGCGGCGTCCTGAACCGGGGCCGGCGCCTCGCGCCTGATCTCCGCCAGGGCGGAGCCGCCGTGCCCGCCGCCGCGTCCCCTGTGTATGGCGGCGTCAAACCAGGCGGCCACACCGCCCAGCAGACCCTTCGGGCGGCTGTTTGGCGATTTTTTCACCTCCGGGATGCCCGGCGCGTCTCCGGCGTTTGACATGGCTTGTCACACCCCAAAATTAAAGCCGGGAACGGAGCCGCGCACCCACTGCGCGCCGTCATGGCCCCGGCAACTGATGCCTGGCCAGTGTAGCGGTTTCAGCGCGCCCATAGCAAAAAAGAGCCCATGGGCGCCCCTGTCCACGCATGCTCCGGAATAGCCCCAACTCCGGTATATGTTAAAAAAACAACGCTTTAACTGCGACCAAAAAAGGAGCTTCGCATCATGAAGGTGAAAATCATTCTGCCCGCCGTGGGGCTTGCGGCGCTGGCGGTGGCGGGAGTGGTGTTCTGGGGCGCCGGAAACACGCCAGTGGCCGCCGCCGTGGAAGTGGGGGAGCCCATGCCCGGTTTCACCCTGAACGACATTTACGGAAAGGAGCGCAAACTCTCCGACTTTTCCGGAAAGATTGTCGTAATCGAGTTCTGCTCCCAGGAATGCCCCTTCTCGCGCGGCAGCGACCCCCATCTGTCCGCGTTGGCAAAACAGTATGCCGGGCAGGGGGTGGTCGTGCTGGGGATAGACTCGCACCACGGCACCACGCCCGAGGCCATCAAGAAATACTCCGAAGAGAAGGGGAAAACCTACCCCATTCTCAAGGACACCGGCAACGGCTACGCCGATGCGGCGGGCGCCAAGGTGACCCCGGAGGTCTTTGTGGTTGACCAGAAGGGCAACGTGGCCTATCATGGCGCGTTCGACAACCGGAAAAGCCCCGACGAGAAGGGGGACATCCCTTATGTCGAAAACGCGGTCAAGGCGCTTCTCGACGGCAAGCCTGTGGACCCCAAAACCGTGAAGGCCTGGGGATGCTCCATCAAACGCGCGCCAAAATGATGACCCCCATGCGCCCATGCGGGCCCGGCATGCTTGCGGCGGCGTGTGCGGTGATGCTGGCCGTTGCGGGATGCGGCGGTCAGGGCGCGTTGCCGGAAAACAACCCGGCAATGGCCAAACCAGGACTTGAAGGCGTTCAAGTCATTGCGGCGGAAGAACTAAAAAGCCTGCTGGAGCGAAACAGGGGGCGTGTGACTGTGATCAACCTGTGGGCGACATGGTGCCCCCCCTGTGTCGCCGAGATGCCGGAACTGCAACAATTCCATGACCGCAACGCGGACAGGGATGTTTTTCTCGCCGCCGTTTCGGCGGACGCGGTGGAGACCCTCGAAACGGCTGTCAGCCCTTTTGTCAAGAAACAGTCCTTGTCCTTTCCTGTTTACATTTTGAAGGAAGTTGACCCGGATGAATTGGGCCGGATGCTTGGGGCGGAAATCTCAGGGGCCCTGCCGACCACGCTTGTGTATTCCCGAGACGGGAAACTGGCAAAAATATGGGAAGGGCAAATCCATCTTTCTGACCTGGAAAACGTTGTATCTCCTTTGCTGTGAGTTTGTTGCAACGTAAATCCTCATGATGACCGCCGAAGAAAAAAAAGAATTTTTGCCATAAACCCTTGACAAGAGAAACTGTTTGCAGTAATCTGTTTACAAAGGCGTTGTTTGTGCGCTTTTGTGAATGCACCAAAACCGATACTTCGGAGGACGACAAGGTGAAGCATGTCAAGGCCATCTCGATGCGGGGAAGCGCCAAAGCCACGGCGACAGAAGACTTTATCTGCGCCATGACCGCAATCTTGAACTCGTTGTTGGGCTTTTTCGGGGGGTCGTCCCCGCTGCTGCTTTTCATTGAGGACAAATGCGCCATCCCCACCCCCAACACCGGTGGCAATTAAGCCGGGTTTGCCCCGTCATCTCTCTTCATCCGCGTGGCATGCGGAAGGGGGGGGCTGAACATGGCGGGGGATGCCTTGGCTGTGGCAAGAGGTGTTTTTGGGCGGCTTAATGGGCGCGGTTTGAACCGCGCCAAAACAAGGGTCGGAACATGAACAAGTTTGTTGCTGCGGGAAAAACGGGCCTCCTGTGCGCGGCGCTGTGCGTCATGCTGCTGGGTTCGGGATGCTCCCTGTTCGGGGTGGTGTACATTCCGGACAAGGCCCTTCAGTCCGCCGTGCGGGCCTCCCTCGGCAAGCCGCTGGGGATTTTGACCCGCTCGGACCTGCGCGGGATTCAGGAGATTCAGGCGCCCAACCTGAACATAAAAAACCTCGAGGGGTTGCAGCACTGCGAGTCCCTCACCGTGCTCAACCTGCGCGGGAACCAGGTCCTGAGCCTGTCCCCCCTGAACGGCCTGACAAATCTTGTCCGCGTGGATTTGGGCGACAACCGCGTCCAGGTGATTGAGGCCGTGGCCGGATGGTTCTTCCTGGAGGAACTCCGCCTGGACGGCGAAAGCAACGATATCTGGGACTGGCAGCCCCTGGTGGCCAACGCCCAGGCGGGCGGCCTGGGCGCGGGCAACGTGGTGGTCCTGCCCGCCCGCACCACACTGGACGCAAACGGCGGCGCCCTGCCCGGATTCGCGGCGGCGCAGCAGGTTCTTCTCGAAAAGGGCGTGGCCCTTTCCATCCTGTAGCATATTCAGCGCGCGTTAATGCCATGACCGGCGCGGCGGCGAGACAACAAGGTGTTTCACAATGAGATTTGCCAAGCCTCGATGGTGGGCGGCGATTGGCGCGGTTGCGGTGCTGGCCGTCCTGACCGGCTGCCCCCCCACAGCACGACTTGAGGTGCTTCCGGCGGCGGTGTCGTTCGGCGCGGACCGCGCCGAAGTTTTCATCACCCTCCGCAATCTTGGAAAACTCCCCGCCGCATGGACGATGGAGGAGGTGGTGCGCGACAACGCGGACGCGCCCTGGCGCGCGGGCGAGGTGGCCTGGTTCGCCGCGGACAAGGCGGACGGGACGCTCGGGACAGAACTGGACCGTCTCACCTTGACCGCAGACCGCTCCCTGTTGACGGCGGGCAATTACGAAAACGCGGGCATCCGCGTGGCAGGCCGCAATTTCAGCAGGATTGTTCCCGTCTCCATCTCCGTTGAACCCACCCTGGAAGTGGTTCCGTCCCGCATCTCCCTGCGTCCGGGAACCCGGACCGCCAGTTTTACCGTCCGCAACACCGGGGGAAGCGGCCTGGCATGGAGTGTGCGCTTCCTTGAGCCCGGCGCCGCGCCGGACGCGTCAGTCCCCCTGCCCGCGGACATGACGGCGACGCCAAACCCCGGCACCACCGCCGTGGGCGGACAAACCCGCGTGGAGCTGAACTGGACGGTTGACCGGGGCGATTTCCGGATTCTGGTGGATTCACCCGGCGGCCAGGCCGTGGTGCAGGTGGTCTTCGGCGCGGCCCTGCCGGGACTGGAAGTGACTCCTGAAAACCTCACACTCTATTACCAGAACAGCAGCGGCTCCGCCGCGCCGTCCCAGCCGGCCTCCAAACTGTATATCAAGAACATCGGCGCCACGGCCCGTTCATGGAACCTGTCCCTTTCCGACAGAAACAATCCGGACACCGCCCCGGCCATTTCCGCGACACCAGGCCTGGGAAGCACCCAGCCGGGCGAGACCACCGAGGTGCTGGTCCGTGTCACGGACCCGGCGGCGGTCACGGCCGGCAGCGGAAATTACGAGCTGGCCGTGCGTTCCGGCGCCGACGGTTTCCTGCTGATTCCCGTCACCCTTGAAGTCGTCTCCCTGCCCGTCATTGTGGCCTCCGAACCGCCCAACCCCGTTGTGGACCGCCCGGAAGTCGCCGCACTCTCCACCCTGGATTTTGGCAGGGACAAATTCGTCATGGAATTCTGGGTGGTCAACACGGGCCCCCTCTCCTCGGACCTCTTTTTCCAGGTGACCCATGACGACCAGGAAATCGCCACGCCCCTGATCTCAAGCGTTTCCCCCCTGCGCGGTGACACCAACGAGCGCCCCGGCCAGGATTTCTTCCTCTTTGGCACCAATGACCGTGTGGACGCCACCCCGGTTTATGTGACTGTTGACCGCTCCGTGATGACCGAGGATGTGGAGTACCGGACCATCACCATCGAGGCGTGGAACCAGGATTACACCGCCCGCGTTGACGCGGTGGAGCCCTGGACCATCGAGGTCCGCGTGGAGCGTCCGCCCCTGACGGTGGAGGGTGCCATCAACCGAAGCCGCCCCCCCTTCCTCAGCAAGTTCCTCTTCCTCCTGCGCGACACCAGGGGGGCCGCCATTCCAACCCAGACCCCGGAGGACCTGTCAAAAATTGACTTTGACGTGGCCGAGGACGGCATCGCCCTGGACTGGAACGAGACCACGCGCAACCTCACCGGTCCCGAAGGCATCAAGGCCAACATCGTCCTGCTGCTCGACTACACCGGGAGCATGTATAACGCCGGAACCTCCGACACCGTCGCGCCGCTCCGGCCTGGCGAGGCCCTTGCCCAGGTCAAAGAGGCGGCCCTGCGCTTCCTCGACGACCTCCCCGCAAGCCACCGCGTCTCCCTCATGTATTACAACGACCGGCAGCAGTTGAACCGGGTCATCTTCCCGTTCAGCACGGACCGCGGGGCGCTGAAAGCGGCCCTGCGCGATTTCAGGATTTCCCCCGCGTTCCACGGCACCTCCGCCATTTGGGACGCCGTCGTGGAGGCGGTGCAGCGCCTCGCCGCGGAGGATCCGCCCGAAACGCTGCCCTTTGACGACGCCGACATGCGCGCCGTCATCTTTATCACCGACGGCCAGGACAACTCCTCGGTCTCCGACGCGGGCGCCGCCGCGTCCACCGCAAAAGACAACCGTGTCCGGCTGTACCCGCTGGGATACGCGCCCAAGTCGCCGCTGAACACCGCCGCCCTCATCGAGGCCGCGAACACCACGGGCGGCCATTATTATGGGGCGGGGGACGTGCGCAACCTCACCGCCCTGCTGGGCAACCGGCGCTCCCTCGTGCTGGAGCCTGCGGAAAGCGTCCTGCCCGAAGAGGTTTCCTTCAATATTGTCAATGCGGGCGGGGCGCCTCTGGCATGGAACGCGGCCCTGGCGGAAGCCCGGCCCTGGATCACCTCCGTGGTTCCCGACTCGGGTATCGCCCCCGTGGGTGGAAGTTCCCGGGTCACCGTCACGGTGAATCCCGCCGCGGCCGGCGCGCCGCCGCTGAACAATGTGCGGGCGGTCCTCAACATCACCTCCGGCGACGGACAGGGCACCGCCACGGTCCGCATGTTCCTGGGCCCGGACGATGTCACGCTCCAGGACCTCTCCGTGACGCTCGACGACGAACCGGGCCTGGTCTGGTCGGAGCTGCGCAACCAGGTGGTCCTTTCGTATGTGACCCCGAGGCAGAGCGCGGGGAACTACACCATCCGGGTGAACTACACGCAGCCCAACGGGGATGTGATTACGGGATTCTTCCAGGAAGACGGCCTCTTTTTCCCGGGCGACGTGCGCGCGGGCCAGCTTTCCATGACCACTTCGGGCATTACGCTTGACCCGGACGCCGCCACGGTGGACGAGGCCGTCCGGGCCGAGGCCTTCCTCCGCGCCGACTATGTCCCGCGCGGGGTCAGCCAGTTCCGGGTGCGCTTTGTGCCGCAGTTGCCCGTGGACGCGCCTCCGGCGGCCGTCGCCGCCTTCGCCGCGTCGTTCAGCCTCGACGCGGAACTCGCCCCGGACGGCCTGCTTGTCTCCACGGACGCGTTCACGCCGGCCTGGCGGCTGGTCAAAGGCCAGGACCATGTCTATACCATGCTCACGGAGCAGAGCAACTATCTGCCCTACGGCGTCTCCGGCAATCTGCTGCGGCTGCGCCTGACCGGCCTGAAAGGCTATGTGGACGCCTGCAACGCGGCGGGCGTGGACCCGCGCGTCCTGCTGGACATGCGCGCGGAAAACCAGATTTACGTGCGGCCCGCCGGTCCCGGCAGGCCCAGCGAAACGGTCTTCTTCCTGTACCCCTCCGGTCCGGCCGCGCCGGACAGGCCCCTGGTGGTGGGCGAGGTCTCCGACACGGCGGCCGCGGCCCGCACCATACTGGACCTGGTCACTTTCAGCATTAATCCGGAGGCCTCCGGCGCCTGGGACCGCGACGAGGACGGGCTGCCGGACTTCCAGGACCCGGCCCCGGACAACCCGTCCCTGCCCGGCCTGCTGACCTTCCCCTCGCAGGTGAACGTCACGCTGGGCCCGGCGACGGTCACGGTGACCAACAACCGCCTGGACACCTTCGAGTGGGCCGTCGCCGTTCAATCCGCCGCGCTGGCGGGCCGTTTCACGGTTGACCTCACCGGCGCCGCCGCGGTGCTCGCGCCGGGTGAAAGCGCAAGTTTCAAAATCTCCGTGGACAAGACGGGCCTCCCCTCGGGCAATTACGAGGCGGCCCTGCTGCTGGACACGGACGCGTTCGCCACCGAACAGACCAAGGTGGTGTTCTCGGTAAGTTGACGGACGCGCCGTTAAAGGCGTTTTCCGTATAAAAAGGACACAGACATGTCTCAAATGCCGCGACTTCTCGCGTGGACCGGGTTGGCCGTCCTGACGGCGGTGCTGGCCGGATGTCCGTTCACCCCCACGCTGAGCGTCACTCCGGCCACGCTCGCATTTGGAAACGGTGTGACCGAGGGAAATATCCGGCTGGCCAACACCGGCGGGGGAACCCTCCGCTACACCCTTCAGGAAAACCTCCCCTGGGTGGAGATTTCCGACGGCAACGGGGTCAAGCAGGCCGGGACGCTTTCAGGCACTGTCAGCGGCGGCGTGAATGTGGTCCGGGTGGCACTGGTCGAGAATGCCCTTCCGGAAAACCTCCAGGAAGTGCGCGGTGAAATCGCCATCACCTCGAACGGCGGCAACCGGACCGTGATCGTGTCGGCCCGAAAGGCGGATGTGCCGGTCCTGCGTGTCGCCCCGGCCCAATTGGAATTCGGCCTCACCGGCGCCACGCTGTCCTTCACCGTCTCCAACAACGGCAACGGCGCCCTGGAATGGACCCTCGGGGTGCCCGGCACCGCGCCATGGCTGAGCGCCACCCCCGTTGCGGGAACGTTGGCGCAGTTCGGCCAGGAGCAGGAAGTGACCGTGCGGGTGGACCGCGCGGGCCTTTCCGCGCAGGCGGAGCCCTTCAGCGCCGCGCTGCAGGTGGTTTCCAACGGCGGCAACGCGCAGGTCGCCGTCTCCATGGAGGTCCCCACCTTCTCGGTCACACCGTCCGCGCTGGATTTCGGCGTCACAAGCGGGGCGAAGTCCAAGGCGCTGCTCGTGGAGAACAAGGGCGCCGGAGCCATCCCGTTGACGGTGACCGCCGCCACGACCGACGGGGCCGGCTGGTTGACGGTGGGCAACGCCGCGCCGGTGCTGCCCGGCGGCGGCTCGCTGCAGCTCGCCGTGGCCGCAAACAGCGCCGGCCTTGCCCCGGCGGCCTACTCCGGCTCGGTGACCGTGGCCGCGCCGCTGCTGGGTTACAGCCAGACCATTCCCGTCTCCATGCTGGTGCAGGGCTTTGGCATCTCCGCCGCCACGGTGGACTTCGGCGTGATCAGCAATCCGGCGACACAGTCCATAACCCTCCAAAATCTGGGCACCACGCCCCTGGACTGGAGCGCCGCCGTTCCCGCCGGGGCAGGCTGGCTTTCCGTGGCGCCCGCTTCGGGGACATTGATGGCCCAGACACAGGTCACGTTCACCGCGTCCCCGGCGGCGGTGGACCCCGGCCCGCACACCGCCAATGTGCTGTTTAATTTTGGCGGGGCGGAGGCCACGGTCACCGTCAGCATGGTCCGGCCCAGGCCCGCCGCACTGAAAGTGGCGCCGCAGGAGATAGATTTCGGCGTGTCCGGAAATGACACCATCCTCGGCATCTGGAACGACGGCGTCGGCACCATCAACTGGTCCATAGACACCGCCGGGTTCCCCGCATGGCTGAGCCTGGCCCCGGTCAACGCGGAAGGGGTGGCCTCCGGAACGGTTTCCGGGGACACCACCAGCACCCTCACCCTTCAGGTGAACCGCATGCTGGCGCCCGAGGGCCAGGACCTGTTCCAGCATGTCTTCCAAATCGCCGCGACGGGGGACTACACCACGCCGGTGCCCGTCACGGTGCGCGCGAGCGCGCCCAAGCTCCCCGAGTTTGTGGTGACCGGCGAGGGGGTGGACGGGTCCGGCATCCCGTTCTTGCTGTTCGACATCCAGGAGACCTCCCAGACATTCGTCATTTCTAACACGGGGAACGGACGCCTTTCCTGGAGGGTGGACCCGGCGCAGACGCTTCCGTCGTGGCTCACCTCTGTCGCGCCGCTTCAGGGCAACATCGAGGCGGGGCGGCAGTCCACGGTGACCGTGACCGTCAACCGGGAGGGACTGTCACGGGCCGGCGGCATCCACGCACTGCGTCTTCTCTCGAACGACCCGGCAAACCTGGAGCGGATCATCGAGCTGCAGGTCCGCGTGCCCTATCTCATCACCATCGGCGCCAGACCCGCCTCCATCGCTTTTGGCCGCTACGGCAACACCGACCAGGTGGAGATAGCCAACCTGGGCGAGCCGGGTGAATACCTGAACTTCAAAGTCGAGTCCACCCAGCCGGACTGGCTGTACGTTGACCCCGCCAGGGGCAGGAGCATCGGCGTGCCTTCGGGCCTGCCCAAGG
The sequence above is a segment of the Candidatus Hydrogenedentota bacterium genome. Coding sequences within it:
- a CDS encoding polymer-forming cytoskeletal protein is translated as MSNAGDAPGIPEVKKSPNSRPKGLLGGVAAWFDAAIHRGRGGGHGGSALAEIRREAPAPVQDAAQRRARNSAQGRMVIPGGVLVAGSLGGGVDAEIAGRVEGDIHVKGVLVAHKSAVVTGGVSAVSCQVDGVVEGPVTAVEDVSVGRSGRVNAEVRAGKNVDVSGCVAGNISSEARLRLLAGCVVNGDVCARVLVMEDGATLNGLCSMAAKAPPGASGLDAERS
- a CDS encoding redoxin domain-containing protein, producing MKVKIILPAVGLAALAVAGVVFWGAGNTPVAAAVEVGEPMPGFTLNDIYGKERKLSDFSGKIVVIEFCSQECPFSRGSDPHLSALAKQYAGQGVVVLGIDSHHGTTPEAIKKYSEEKGKTYPILKDTGNGYADAAGAKVTPEVFVVDQKGNVAYHGAFDNRKSPDEKGDIPYVENAVKALLDGKPVDPKTVKAWGCSIKRAPK
- a CDS encoding redoxin family protein; protein product: MLAAACAVMLAVAGCGGQGALPENNPAMAKPGLEGVQVIAAEELKSLLERNRGRVTVINLWATWCPPCVAEMPELQQFHDRNADRDVFLAAVSADAVETLETAVSPFVKKQSLSFPVYILKEVDPDELGRMLGAEISGALPTTLVYSRDGKLAKIWEGQIHLSDLENVVSPLL
- a CDS encoding leucine-rich repeat domain-containing protein: MNKFVAAGKTGLLCAALCVMLLGSGCSLFGVVYIPDKALQSAVRASLGKPLGILTRSDLRGIQEIQAPNLNIKNLEGLQHCESLTVLNLRGNQVLSLSPLNGLTNLVRVDLGDNRVQVIEAVAGWFFLEELRLDGESNDIWDWQPLVANAQAGGLGAGNVVVLPARTTLDANGGALPGFAAAQQVLLEKGVALSIL
- a CDS encoding VWA domain-containing protein, producing the protein MRFAKPRWWAAIGAVAVLAVLTGCPPTARLEVLPAAVSFGADRAEVFITLRNLGKLPAAWTMEEVVRDNADAPWRAGEVAWFAADKADGTLGTELDRLTLTADRSLLTAGNYENAGIRVAGRNFSRIVPVSISVEPTLEVVPSRISLRPGTRTASFTVRNTGGSGLAWSVRFLEPGAAPDASVPLPADMTATPNPGTTAVGGQTRVELNWTVDRGDFRILVDSPGGQAVVQVVFGAALPGLEVTPENLTLYYQNSSGSAAPSQPASKLYIKNIGATARSWNLSLSDRNNPDTAPAISATPGLGSTQPGETTEVLVRVTDPAAVTAGSGNYELAVRSGADGFLLIPVTLEVVSLPVIVASEPPNPVVDRPEVAALSTLDFGRDKFVMEFWVVNTGPLSSDLFFQVTHDDQEIATPLISSVSPLRGDTNERPGQDFFLFGTNDRVDATPVYVTVDRSVMTEDVEYRTITIEAWNQDYTARVDAVEPWTIEVRVERPPLTVEGAINRSRPPFLSKFLFLLRDTRGAAIPTQTPEDLSKIDFDVAEDGIALDWNETTRNLTGPEGIKANIVLLLDYTGSMYNAGTSDTVAPLRPGEALAQVKEAALRFLDDLPASHRVSLMYYNDRQQLNRVIFPFSTDRGALKAALRDFRISPAFHGTSAIWDAVVEAVQRLAAEDPPETLPFDDADMRAVIFITDGQDNSSVSDAGAAASTAKDNRVRLYPLGYAPKSPLNTAALIEAANTTGGHYYGAGDVRNLTALLGNRRSLVLEPAESVLPEEVSFNIVNAGGAPLAWNAALAEARPWITSVVPDSGIAPVGGSSRVTVTVNPAAAGAPPLNNVRAVLNITSGDGQGTATVRMFLGPDDVTLQDLSVTLDDEPGLVWSELRNQVVLSYVTPRQSAGNYTIRVNYTQPNGDVITGFFQEDGLFFPGDVRAGQLSMTTSGITLDPDAATVDEAVRAEAFLRADYVPRGVSQFRVRFVPQLPVDAPPAAVAAFAASFSLDAELAPDGLLVSTDAFTPAWRLVKGQDHVYTMLTEQSNYLPYGVSGNLLRLRLTGLKGYVDACNAAGVDPRVLLDMRAENQIYVRPAGPGRPSETVFFLYPSGPAAPDRPLVVGEVSDTAAAARTILDLVTFSINPEASGAWDRDEDGLPDFQDPAPDNPSLPGLLTFPSQVNVTLGPATVTVTNNRLDTFEWAVAVQSAALAGRFTVDLTGAAAVLAPGESASFKISVDKTGLPSGNYEAALLLDTDAFATEQTKVVFSVS